AGAATATGACACGTGTCCCTCCGTCTATCCTAAGGGTATATACGTTCCGAAATATTGATGATAAGGATATATATAACCCGAAAGTATAACGAAAGGTATTGACATATCATTTATGATAGTTCGAagttatatttatctttttttccttaCATAATACAATTTTCTGACGAATGAATGTCGCTTGACACCCCTTAGCCAAGGATGGATCCGCCCCGAATAGGTTGGCTAGACCAATAATAAAACTTGATTTCTTACATTActacataaatattattgatattTCTGTGACAATTATAGAGAAATTTACTAGCTAGGGTGGCTGACTGACTTGACTGGTCGTTGACTAGCAAAAACAGGACAAGAATTTATATCTAGTGGTGGCTACTAGTTATCCATTACTCTTCTATTCTctacaaaaaaatacataaatccAGTACTACATACAAATCAATTTATTAACAATGGAGCCGTGGCATGACTTTATTGGAAAAATAGTGATGGTAACCGGTGCATCATCAGGGATCGGGCTAGAGCTCTGTCTCGACTTGGCCAAAGCCGGTTGTAACATCATCGCTGCTGCTCGTCGTGTTGACAGACTGAAATCTCTATGCGATGAGATCAATTCAAAAGGCAACAGACGTGCATTTGCCCTCGAACTTGATGTTACTGCTGATGGTGCTGCAATTGAGTCCGCTCTACAAATAGGTTGGGATGCCTTTGGACATATCGACGTCTTGATTAACAACGCTGGCGTTAGAGGTACTTgattagtattattttatgaaCAACTATTATAAGTAGTAACTGTGTCACGTAAAACGAATTAATTTTATAGGTAGTGTGAGGTCTTCATTGGAATTAAGGGAGGAAGAGTGGGAGCATACTTTTAACACGAATCTAAAAGGGGCATGGTTGGTGTCAAAATGTGTTTGTAGACGAATGCGCGATGCTGAACAGGGCGGAGGATCTGTTATTAATATCTCTTCAGCTGCAGCTCTGAATCGAGTAGTATACAAAGGGAGTCTTGCTTATGCTTCTTCAAAGATGGCTCTTGACATGGTCACTAAGGTAGAGAGCCTCTACTTAAAATTATGCATGCATCCTTCTACctattctttcaaaattattacgtatattatcattaattaagagttttctattatatattGGAGAAGATATACTTAAATTCATATATGTTTGCTACCAGATGCACTAAAATAGATGGAGAGAGAAGCGAGTGAGATCGTCATGTGACATGTATATTAGATAAATGGGAATCACACAAAACATGTATTTTGGTGTGATATGCATGTATCTGAATACCAGATTCATAGGAGAATGACAAGtgaaattttgttatatatCCCCTATACATGCAAATCcatttgaatataatgtatctAAATGTATTTCAAGATATATACTCcttccgtttaaaaaagaaggatttcttttcgtttttgtctgtttaaaaaagaatgacctctttctttttttggtaacattttaatttcagttttccacatgacatgtttaaggctACAAGATCAAAGggacaattttatacatttgacctaactttaatttaggaccacaagattcaaaaatcttctttatattcttaaactccgtgtcaagtcaaaccagGTCATTTTTTGTGAAACGAAGGAAGTATATATATTTGGATGCACCGAAATTTGATTAGATTCGTAAGATTACAAGCCAGAGAGTATCTACGTAATTAACTTCTAAATTAATGGAAATTTTATAAGACTCCCTATATAATCTAATGATGAATTGCAGATCATGGCTATTGAGTTAGGAGTAGATAATATCAGAGTGAACTCAATATCTCCAGGATTTTTCAAGTCTGAGATAACAGAAggtcttttcaaactcaaagggttccataagTTCCTTTTGAAGACTGTTCCTTTGAGATTCATTGCAACGACAGATCCGGGTTTAACATCACTTGTTCGATACCTGATTCATGATTCTTCCAAATATGTAACGGGAAATGTTTTCATCGTCGATGGTGGATCAACCATTGTAGGTGTTCCCATCTTCTCATCATTGTAGAATTTGATGAACAAGACATCAAGTtcaaattatatgaattttatcatatatatttatgtttcacGTCGAAATATTGAATTCAAATGAATATGTAACTAAACAATATAACTTGTCCGGTTACATCTATGGAAGTGAGAATATAGTATTTATCACCTTCAATGGATCATCCTTGAATTATGATAGTATTTTTCATACTGTATTATTTTGTGGAAAAAGTCACGATGATAGAAATAACTTTTAGTGACAATAAATATGCATATTaataaaaagtgttaaaaatCTTTATCAACATTAGTTAATTGTTATTAGATTCAATGTTACTATAAGCTTCAATGGCGTTTACAAAGAGTgctaaaatgaaattattactAGTAATtgtctctctctatatatagcAACAATTAAGTTATCACCGTTAATTAATTGTtgctaaagatcatttttgattTAATGAGTTTAAATAACTATGTAATTTATTCACTTTTCGtgtttcattttacttgtatatacaatattttttccGATAAACAGTATCTAATTGGACACCCACCCAATCACGTAACTCCGCCGCTTAGTGTAGTGAGGCACTTTGAATAGGCAAGAGTGTAGTGAGCCACAATATTTAATTatagggtatatgtgagctatTTTTGTAATAACAAAGGCATATATGAGTTACTTTTGTAACTATATCGTAATGTGATCCACTTTTTATAACAATaagtgtatatgtatattatttttataatgaaagataaatcaattttaaattataaaattcaattgaatctataatatttatttaaagtgaattaatatgtaatatatatgtattataactatttttaaaaatatattatgcttattTGGTAAGAAGTtgaaacattatattataaatgtattaaaatgtgtgataaatatattatctatcaataaaacttgtattatatgtgaataataatttatttttgtaatttgaattaaaagcgtattataaatatattaaaagtaaaaaaagtgaaaaaaaatattatcactataaatgataaatatttttttatttatattatatttatataagtttcgcaaaaagataaaatttatgaaaatatctCTACTGACTAATCATTTTAATAATAGGGAAAATTGTACATAATAGcaaatatttaaatcaaaataaattctaTAGgtactatttaatttatttgtactgCGCAGCATATGTTGCACATATTTTGCTAATTTGATTGGAACCCAcacatctaaaaaaaaaagcgaaagatttattttatacaaatccATTTCCTGTCTTCTCTTTcccattttctttcaatttttcctaaaatctctccccaaaacaatttttttcaattgattggGGCCCACACactatttttatacaaattcattaGCTATTTTTACTCTCCCAGTTTCTTTCAATTTCTCCTAAAATCTCTTCCCAAATcagaattttcttaaaaaattacatatagtTTCCActgatataaattttaatattatacacaattttttaaaattataatgtaCAGTTCCACTAATACATTAATAGTTATTGTATTAGTAGTATCACAACAGTTTCTCtgtatatacaatataaacATTTACATTTGATACAATTTTGTGCATTGTTTTTTTATAAGGGTACTTTTTGTATAATGATCATTTAGACATATACAATTGTACAAACTTATACACATACACAAATTGAAATCTGTTTGTATAATGTATATACACAGAATCATACATCCAAACTAAGGACGAACGATCACtgtataaataaacaaatttgaaaaaatagacaACAGTTTCATATACTTATTCAACTCAAAACAACACCAAtaggtatatgtatataaactaCAACGAgttctatttttcatttatatacatattcCCAATATACACTTATATAAAcaatttcttttgtctttctctctttctcgttttatataaattcaaattatatataatttctctctttctcgttttatacaatttatttcatacaattcgtttcaattgtatatgtatagcgaattatacacatatatgtttactatggagcgcaattatataaattttgctatagcatataaatataaattttgtatttgctatatgtgaaaattgccCTTAATAATACGGATGCTGTTTAGCCACGAAGAAGGGCATAAACAAATTCTCTCCATATAGCTTTGGTTGAGTATGCAAACAAAAGTCTTTGTGTTGCACTAGTTGATTCAAACTTTCCTtcattaaatttaacttttgtaCATAACTTTATGGACCCATTcctaaagaaaaatataatttttttttatatttactataaatatcttttagtttagtttgaatttatattcatgctctttaattttgatatacaCAAGTAGatacataaatttatataaaattaaataaataaacatattcgTCTTACGtaatattttacataaaaattttatatccAACATAATGTCATATGTGTATTATGTCAGATAAAATgtgtttatttacttatttaattttatatacatttaAGTGGAATTTAAACAcacctaaaattaaaataaataaataccaactgatgtcaaataaaaaaaacatatttatgacTATGTATTGTTTATAATTCTTTCACTCTGAATTTCAAAACGAAAACTACTAACACACAAAAGTCTAATTACAATTTGATGTTACTCTCTTTTAGTGACTCATAAAATCATAGTGGATCTCATTTATTATCCTCTAAAAGCAAAAAAGATAAAGTCCTTGCACGAGTTTTGACGTATAAATTTCAAACATAATATCTTTtctgtttttaattatttgttcattttttcttttataattattcataattatttattcattttgacaaattaataaagaacgattttttacctattatgttttaattaattttaggttGCTCACTCTCTTTGAGTGAGTGCACACACTATTTATGTAAAGTGgacaaaaaatgatgtaataatattaGTTCAAGATGATTTAGTGGGCTAATAGGAGTCCCTtatagttaaggtgtctttttaaaaattccgACAAGTTCATGTGTCTCTTTATGTCTTATTTTTATGAACAAATACATTAGTTAACACCAATACTCAAGTATTATAAGAAAAACTTGACCAAAATGAAATTGTCGTTTGTTGGCCTTTCCAACTTTTATACAGTcgaatattttcacattttgcTACCTACacattctattatttttcatttttttttgtttctgagTTGTCAAATGTGGTTATCTTTTGTTTGACAACAATGAATTCATATGTATGCTTATTGGTATATTCATTCTTTGTTTAACAATAATGTATTAATTTTCAAATTGCCGTGTTCATATAcaaaattgttatattttatcttgtttaatatattaatacattGAGTTATTACACATACTGTATCCttgatatattaatactttaaattttataaatgaagatactaatttgaatttgtataattaatacATTTCTCTTATTTAGTTCATTGTAATTAAAACGGTATCAAtgtataaatagaaaaataaaaaagcatatataataatactgctagaaaaagacataaattatagttatttttta
This portion of the Solanum pennellii chromosome 12, SPENNV200 genome encodes:
- the LOC107007616 gene encoding uncharacterized protein LOC107007616 produces the protein MEPWHDFIGKIVMVTGASSGIGLELCLDLAKAGCNIIAAARRVDRLKSLCDEINSKGNRRAFALELDVTADGAAIESALQIGWDAFGHIDVLINNAGVRGSVRSSLELREEEWEHTFNTNLKGAWLVSKCVCRRMRDAEQGGGSVINISSAAALNRVVYKGSLAYASSKMALDMVTKIMAIELGVDNIRVNSISPGFFKSEITEGLFKLKGFHKFLLKTVPLRFIATTDPGLTSLVRYLIHDSSKYVTGNVFIVDGGSTIVGVPIFSSL